One Roseomonas gilardii subsp. gilardii genomic region harbors:
- a CDS encoding AMP-binding protein, with protein MGAGELSYVHGACETPLLSDTIGQRLDRTADTWPDRPALIDRGQGLRWNWAELREQVDRLAAGFLALGLRRGERIGIWSLNRAEWALTQFAAARAGLVLVTVNPAYRLHELEYALNKVGCAALVTATAFKSSDYAGMLRQIAPELDSAPPGRLRAARLPALRAVIQLGGPVLPGALPFADVPALGGERERAALRDLGGALQFDDPINIQFTSGTTGAPKGVTLSHHNILNNGYFVGRAMRLSEQDRICIPVPLYHCFGMVMGNLAALTHGACMVYPGEGFDPVAALEAVQAERCTALYGVPTMFIAELDHPRFAEFDLSSLRTGIMAGSPCPIEVMKRVTSRMNMRDLTICYGMTETSPVSFQSAVDDPLERRVSTVGRIHPHLEVKIIDSEGRIVPRGQPGELCTRGYSVMLGYWDEAARTAEVIDAARWMHTGDLATLDEEGYCNIVGRIKDMVIRGGENLYPREIEEFLYRHPKIQDVQVFGVPDPRYGEELCAWIASGRARC; from the coding sequence ATGGGTGCCGGGGAACTCAGCTATGTCCATGGGGCCTGCGAGACGCCGCTGCTGAGCGACACGATCGGGCAGCGTCTGGACCGCACCGCCGACACCTGGCCGGACCGGCCGGCGCTGATCGACCGGGGGCAGGGCCTGCGCTGGAACTGGGCGGAACTGCGGGAGCAGGTGGACCGTCTCGCCGCGGGCTTCCTGGCGCTCGGGCTGCGGCGGGGCGAGCGGATCGGGATCTGGTCGCTGAACCGGGCGGAATGGGCGCTGACCCAGTTCGCCGCGGCACGGGCGGGGCTGGTGCTGGTGACGGTCAATCCCGCCTACCGGCTGCACGAGCTGGAATACGCGCTGAACAAGGTGGGCTGCGCCGCGCTGGTGACGGCCACGGCCTTCAAGAGCAGCGACTATGCCGGGATGCTGCGGCAGATCGCGCCGGAGCTGGACAGTGCCCCTCCGGGCCGGCTGCGCGCGGCGCGGCTTCCGGCGCTGCGCGCGGTGATCCAGCTCGGCGGTCCGGTCCTTCCTGGTGCCCTGCCCTTCGCCGATGTGCCGGCCCTGGGCGGGGAGCGGGAGCGCGCGGCACTGCGGGATCTGGGCGGGGCGCTGCAATTCGACGACCCGATCAACATCCAGTTCACCAGCGGTACCACGGGCGCGCCGAAGGGCGTCACGCTGTCGCACCACAACATCCTGAACAACGGCTATTTCGTCGGCCGGGCGATGCGGCTCAGCGAACAGGACCGGATCTGCATCCCGGTGCCGCTCTACCACTGCTTCGGCATGGTGATGGGCAACCTCGCCGCGCTGACGCATGGCGCCTGCATGGTCTATCCGGGCGAGGGCTTCGACCCGGTGGCGGCGCTGGAGGCGGTGCAGGCCGAGCGCTGCACCGCGCTCTATGGCGTGCCGACCATGTTCATCGCCGAGCTGGACCATCCGCGTTTCGCGGAGTTCGACCTGTCCTCGCTGCGCACGGGGATCATGGCGGGCTCCCCCTGCCCCATCGAGGTGATGAAACGCGTCACCAGCCGCATGAACATGCGCGACCTCACCATCTGCTATGGCATGACCGAGACCAGCCCGGTCAGCTTCCAGAGTGCGGTGGACGACCCGCTGGAACGCCGCGTCTCCACCGTCGGGCGCATCCACCCGCATCTGGAGGTGAAGATCATCGACAGCGAGGGGCGGATCGTGCCGCGCGGCCAGCCGGGCGAGCTCTGCACGCGCGGCTATTCGGTGATGCTGGGCTATTGGGACGAGGCGGCGCGGACGGCGGAGGTGATCGACGCCGCCCGCTGGATGCACACGGGCGATCTCGCGACCCTCGACGAGGAAGGCTATTGCAACATCGTCGGCCGGATCAAGGACATGGTGATCCGGGGCGGCGAGAACCTCTATCCGCGCGAGATCGAGGAATTCCTCTATCGACACCCGAAGATCCAGGACGTGCAGGTCTTCGGCGTGCCCGATCCCCGCTATGGCGAGGAGCTCTGCGCCTGGATTGCATCCGGCCGGGCGAGGTGCTGA
- a CDS encoding hydroxymethylglutaryl-CoA lyase, giving the protein MFPEQVRIVEMGPRDGLQNEARPVSVATRIALIEALADAGLRSIEAGSFVSPKWVPQMAGTAEVLAGIAPRPGVGHPVLVPNLKGLEAALAAGAREIAVFGAASESFSRANINCSIAESLERFAPVVEQALAAGLRVRGYVSCVLGCPYEGRVAPEAVARVAAALHRMGCYEISLGDTIGTGTPLAARRMLEIVAEQVPLEQLALHFHDTYGQALANILACLELGVSVVDSAVAGLGGCPYAKGASGNVATEDVVYMLDGMGIATGVDLARLAAAGRMICAALEREPASRVARALAARAVA; this is encoded by the coding sequence ATGTTCCCGGAACAGGTCCGCATTGTGGAGATGGGTCCGCGCGACGGCTTGCAGAACGAGGCGCGGCCGGTTTCCGTCGCCACGCGGATCGCATTGATCGAGGCGCTGGCCGATGCCGGGCTGCGCAGCATCGAGGCGGGCAGCTTCGTCTCGCCGAAATGGGTGCCGCAGATGGCCGGCACGGCGGAAGTCCTGGCCGGGATCGCGCCGCGCCCGGGCGTCGGCCACCCCGTGCTGGTGCCGAACCTGAAGGGGCTGGAAGCGGCGCTGGCCGCCGGGGCGCGGGAGATCGCGGTCTTCGGCGCGGCCTCGGAAAGCTTCTCGCGCGCCAACATCAACTGCTCCATCGCCGAGAGCCTGGAGCGCTTCGCCCCGGTGGTGGAACAGGCGCTCGCCGCCGGGCTGCGGGTGCGCGGCTATGTCTCCTGCGTGCTCGGCTGCCCCTACGAAGGCCGGGTGGCGCCGGAGGCGGTGGCGCGCGTCGCGGCGGCGCTGCACCGCATGGGCTGCTACGAGATCTCGCTCGGCGACACGATCGGCACGGGCACGCCGCTCGCCGCGCGGCGGATGCTGGAGATCGTGGCGGAGCAGGTGCCGCTGGAACAGCTGGCGCTGCACTTCCACGACACCTACGGCCAGGCACTGGCGAATATCCTGGCCTGCCTGGAACTCGGTGTCTCGGTGGTGGACAGCGCCGTGGCCGGGCTGGGCGGCTGCCCCTATGCCAAGGGCGCCTCGGGCAATGTCGCGACCGAGGATGTCGTCTACATGCTCGACGGCATGGGCATCGCGACCGGTGTGGACCTCGCCCGCCTCGCCGCGGCCGGGCGCATGATCTGCGCCGCGCTGGAACGCGAGCCAGCCTCCAGGGTGGCTCGCGCCCTCGCCGCGCGCGCCGTGGCATGA
- a CDS encoding biotin/lipoyl-containing protein — MPRTRRDFLPSTGTLAHLRQPREGEGVRVDTGVRQGDAITPNYDPMIAKLIVHGEDRAAAAQRLAAALAEYEVVGVRTNLALLRALATHPAFLSADLDTGFIARHPEVLEGSADPVPDALAWAAAAWTLLREKARAAEAAARGSGDPFSPWACADAWRMNGAGYQDLLFEAGGERVPLRAALRRDGSLDLTLPGGDSAHVAAEETEDGLRLRLDGVQHRMAVARQDDMLTVLRDGRGVRLRVLDPLAPPESQAAGGERVIAPIPARVTRVLVSPGDKVAKGAPLLVLEAMKMELTLSAPAEGVVESIRHGVDEMVEEGTQLVTFAAPSDVAGAA; from the coding sequence ATGCCGAGGACCCGTCGCGACTTCCTGCCCTCCACCGGCACGCTGGCGCATCTGCGCCAGCCGCGCGAGGGCGAGGGCGTGCGCGTCGATACCGGCGTGCGCCAGGGCGACGCGATCACGCCGAACTACGACCCGATGATCGCCAAGCTGATCGTGCATGGGGAGGACCGCGCCGCCGCCGCCCAGCGCCTCGCCGCCGCGCTGGCGGAATACGAGGTGGTGGGGGTGCGCACCAACCTCGCCCTGCTGCGCGCGCTGGCCACGCATCCCGCCTTCCTGTCGGCGGATCTCGACACCGGCTTCATCGCCCGGCACCCGGAGGTGCTGGAAGGCTCCGCCGATCCGGTGCCGGATGCGCTGGCCTGGGCCGCCGCCGCCTGGACCCTGCTGCGGGAGAAGGCGCGGGCGGCCGAAGCAGCGGCGCGCGGCTCGGGCGATCCCTTCTCGCCCTGGGCCTGTGCCGATGCCTGGCGGATGAACGGGGCTGGCTACCAGGACCTGCTCTTCGAGGCCGGAGGCGAGCGCGTGCCGCTGCGCGCGGCGCTGCGCCGGGACGGATCGCTGGACCTCACCCTGCCCGGCGGCGACAGCGCGCATGTGGCGGCGGAGGAGACGGAGGACGGGCTGCGGCTGCGCCTCGACGGCGTGCAGCACCGGATGGCCGTGGCACGGCAGGACGACATGCTGACCGTGCTGCGCGACGGGCGCGGCGTGCGGCTGCGCGTGCTCGACCCGCTGGCGCCGCCCGAGAGCCAGGCCGCCGGCGGCGAGCGCGTGATCGCCCCGATCCCCGCCCGGGTGACGCGCGTGCTGGTGTCCCCCGGCGACAAGGTGGCCAAGGGCGCGCCGCTGCTGGTGCTGGAGGCGATGAAGATGGAACTCACCCTCTCCGCCCCCGCCGAGGGCGTCGTGGAGAGCATCCGCCATGGGGTGGACGAGATGGTGGAGGAAGGCACGCAGCTCGTGACCTTCGCCGCCCCTTCCGATGTGGCGGGGGCGGCCTGA
- a CDS encoding enoyl-CoA hydratase/isomerase family protein: MNDTILLDLDPRGVARITLNRPERHNAFDDALIAGLSAALEELGEDARVRAVVLTGAGRSFSAGADLEWMRRMANHSREENLADAAKLARLMHLLARLPKPTLALVQGAAYGGGVGLACCCDVVLAADTARFCLSEVRLGLTPATISPYVVAAIGARQARRYFATAEVIPPHRALDIGLVHEVVPAERLEEEAEQVLEALLQGAPGAQAAAKDLVFLCEGHVVDEALSAETGRRIAERRASEEGREGLGAFLDKRPPSWRMPPGRIPPRRIPPGRVN, from the coding sequence ATGAACGACACCATCCTGCTCGACCTCGACCCGCGCGGCGTGGCGCGCATCACCCTGAACCGGCCGGAGCGGCACAACGCCTTCGACGACGCGCTGATCGCCGGGCTTTCCGCGGCGTTGGAGGAGCTGGGCGAGGATGCGCGCGTGCGCGCCGTGGTGCTGACCGGCGCCGGGCGATCCTTTTCCGCGGGTGCCGACCTCGAATGGATGCGGCGCATGGCCAACCATTCCCGCGAGGAGAACCTCGCCGACGCGGCGAAGCTCGCGCGGCTGATGCATCTCCTCGCGCGCCTGCCCAAGCCGACCCTGGCGCTGGTGCAGGGGGCAGCCTATGGCGGTGGCGTCGGGCTCGCCTGCTGCTGCGACGTGGTGCTGGCCGCCGACACGGCACGCTTCTGCCTGAGCGAGGTGCGGCTCGGCCTGACGCCGGCGACCATCAGCCCCTATGTCGTCGCCGCCATCGGGGCGCGGCAGGCACGCCGCTACTTCGCCACCGCCGAGGTGATCCCGCCCCACCGGGCGCTGGACATCGGGCTGGTGCACGAGGTGGTGCCCGCCGAACGGCTGGAGGAGGAGGCGGAGCAGGTCCTGGAGGCGCTGCTGCAGGGCGCCCCGGGGGCGCAGGCGGCGGCCAAGGACCTCGTCTTCCTGTGCGAGGGGCACGTGGTGGACGAAGCCCTTTCCGCCGAGACCGGGCGCCGCATCGCCGAGCGCCGCGCCTCGGAGGAAGGGCGCGAGGGGCTGGGCGCCTTCCTGGACAAGCGCCCCCCGTCCTGGCGCATGCCCCCTGGGCGCATTCCCCCTAGGCGTATTCCCCCTGGGCGCGTGAACTGA
- a CDS encoding carboxyl transferase domain-containing protein: MPVLETSLDPRGDEARANAEAMRALTGELRALAEQVRLGGGEAARRKHLGRGKLLPRDRIRALIDPASPFLEIGQLAAQGMYGGEVPSAGMVAGIGRVSGRECMIVANDATVKGGTYFPLTVKKHLRAQEIAEQNRLPCLYLVDSGGANLPQQDEVFPDRDHFGRIFYNQARMSAQGIPQIAVVMGSCTAGGAYVPAMCDESIIVRNQGTIFLAGPPLVKAATGEVVTAEELGGADVHSRTSGVTDHYAENDAHALGIARNIVANLNATKRPSLAIREPRAPLYPAEDLYSLIPADRRKPFEVREVIARLVDGSEFDEFKRLYGTTLVCGFAHLWGYPVGIVANNGILFGESAQKGAHFIELCAQRGIPLVFLQNITGFMVGKKYETGGIAKDGAKMVTAVATAAVPKFTVIIGGSFGAGNYGMCGRAYSPRFLWMWPNARISVMGGEQAASVLATVRRDGIEARGGRWGAEEEEAFKAPIRTQYETQGHPTYSSARLWDDGVIDPAETRRVLALGLSASLNAPIEPTRFGLFRM, translated from the coding sequence ATGCCTGTCCTGGAAACCAGTCTCGACCCCCGCGGCGATGAGGCGCGCGCCAATGCCGAGGCGATGCGCGCCCTCACCGGCGAGCTGCGCGCGCTCGCCGAGCAGGTCCGTCTCGGCGGCGGCGAGGCGGCGCGGCGGAAGCATCTCGGGCGCGGCAAGCTGCTGCCGCGCGACCGCATCCGGGCGCTGATCGACCCGGCCTCGCCCTTCCTGGAGATCGGCCAGCTCGCCGCGCAGGGAATGTATGGCGGCGAGGTCCCCTCGGCCGGGATGGTGGCCGGGATCGGCCGCGTCTCGGGGCGCGAATGCATGATCGTCGCCAACGACGCGACGGTGAAGGGCGGCACCTATTTCCCGCTGACGGTGAAGAAGCATCTCCGCGCCCAGGAGATCGCCGAGCAGAACCGCCTGCCCTGCCTCTATCTCGTGGATTCCGGCGGCGCCAACCTGCCGCAGCAGGACGAGGTCTTTCCCGACCGCGACCATTTCGGGCGCATCTTCTACAACCAGGCGCGCATGTCGGCGCAGGGCATCCCGCAGATCGCGGTGGTGATGGGAAGCTGCACCGCCGGCGGCGCCTATGTCCCCGCCATGTGCGACGAGAGCATCATCGTCCGCAACCAGGGCACCATCTTCCTCGCCGGCCCGCCGCTGGTGAAGGCCGCGACCGGCGAGGTGGTGACGGCCGAGGAGCTGGGCGGCGCCGATGTCCACAGCCGCACCTCCGGCGTCACCGACCATTATGCCGAGAACGACGCCCATGCGCTGGGCATCGCCCGGAACATCGTCGCCAACCTGAACGCCACGAAGCGCCCCTCCCTGGCGATCCGCGAACCGCGCGCACCGCTCTACCCGGCGGAGGATCTCTACAGCCTGATCCCCGCCGACCGGCGCAAGCCCTTCGAGGTGCGGGAGGTGATCGCGCGGCTGGTGGATGGCAGCGAGTTCGACGAGTTCAAGCGGCTCTACGGCACCACGCTGGTCTGCGGCTTCGCCCATCTCTGGGGCTATCCGGTGGGGATCGTCGCCAATAACGGCATCCTCTTCGGGGAGAGCGCGCAGAAGGGGGCGCATTTCATCGAGCTCTGCGCCCAGCGCGGCATCCCGCTGGTCTTCCTGCAGAACATCACCGGCTTCATGGTCGGCAAGAAATACGAGACTGGCGGCATCGCCAAGGACGGCGCCAAGATGGTGACCGCCGTGGCCACCGCCGCCGTGCCGAAATTCACCGTGATCATCGGCGGCAGCTTCGGCGCCGGCAATTACGGCATGTGCGGCCGCGCCTATTCCCCGCGCTTCCTCTGGATGTGGCCCAATGCCCGCATCAGCGTGATGGGGGGCGAGCAGGCGGCCTCCGTCCTCGCCACCGTCCGCCGCGACGGCATCGAGGCCAGGGGCGGCCGGTGGGGCGCCGAGGAGGAGGAAGCCTTCAAGGCCCCCATCCGCACACAGTACGAGACGCAGGGCCATCCCACCTATTCCTCCGCGCGGCTCTGGGACGATGGCGTGATCGACCCGGCCGAGACGCGCCGCGTCCTGGCGCTCGGCCTTTCCGCCAGCCTCAACGCACCGATCGAGCCGACCCGCTTCGGCCTGTTCCGGATGTGA
- a CDS encoding isovaleryl-CoA dehydrogenase has product MSNSFRGLDFGLGETTEALREQVSAFARREIAPRAAEIDRENAFPNDLWRKFGDLGLLGITVPEELGGAGMGYLDHVVALEEISRASASVGLSYGAHSNLCVNQIRRNGSEEQKRRYLPKLISGEHIGALAMSEPGAGSDVVSMKLRAEKRGDRYVLNGNKMWITNGPDADVLVVYAKTDPAAGPRGITTFVIEKGFRGFSTAQKLDKLGMRGSNTCELVFQDCEVPEENILGGLGRGVNVLMSGLDYERAVLAAGPLGIMQACLDVVLPYVHERKQFGQAIGEFQLMQGKLADMYSTLSACRAYVYAVAQACDRGQTTRKDAAGAILYAAEKATWMALEAIQCLGGNGYINEYPTGRLLRDAKLYEIGAGTSEIRRMLIGRELFRETA; this is encoded by the coding sequence ATGTCCAATAGCTTCCGGGGGCTGGATTTCGGCCTGGGTGAGACCACCGAGGCCCTGCGCGAGCAGGTCTCCGCCTTCGCCCGGCGCGAGATCGCCCCCCGCGCCGCGGAGATCGACCGCGAGAACGCCTTCCCCAATGATCTGTGGCGCAAGTTCGGCGATCTCGGCCTGCTCGGCATCACCGTGCCGGAGGAGCTGGGGGGTGCCGGCATGGGCTATCTCGACCATGTCGTGGCGCTGGAGGAGATCAGCCGCGCCTCCGCCTCGGTCGGGCTCAGCTACGGCGCCCACTCCAACCTCTGCGTCAACCAGATCCGCCGCAACGGCAGCGAGGAGCAGAAGCGCCGCTACCTGCCGAAGCTGATCTCCGGCGAGCATATCGGCGCCCTGGCGATGAGCGAGCCGGGCGCGGGCTCGGACGTGGTCTCCATGAAGCTGCGGGCCGAGAAGCGGGGCGACCGCTACGTGCTCAACGGCAACAAGATGTGGATCACCAACGGCCCGGATGCCGATGTGCTGGTGGTCTATGCCAAGACCGACCCCGCGGCCGGACCGCGCGGCATCACCACCTTCGTGATCGAGAAGGGCTTCCGGGGCTTCTCCACGGCGCAGAAGCTGGACAAGCTCGGCATGCGCGGCTCCAACACCTGCGAACTGGTCTTCCAGGATTGCGAGGTGCCGGAGGAGAACATCCTGGGCGGCCTCGGCCGGGGCGTGAACGTGCTGATGAGCGGGCTGGACTACGAGCGCGCCGTGCTCGCCGCCGGGCCGCTCGGCATCATGCAAGCCTGCCTGGACGTGGTGCTGCCCTATGTGCACGAGCGCAAGCAGTTCGGCCAGGCGATCGGCGAGTTCCAGCTCATGCAGGGCAAGCTGGCCGACATGTACAGCACGCTCAGTGCCTGCCGCGCCTATGTCTATGCCGTGGCGCAGGCCTGCGACCGGGGGCAGACGACGCGCAAGGACGCCGCCGGCGCGATCCTCTATGCCGCCGAGAAGGCGACCTGGATGGCGCTGGAGGCGATCCAGTGCCTGGGCGGCAACGGCTACATCAACGAATACCCGACCGGGCGCCTGCTGCGCGATGCCAAGCTCTACGAGATCGGTGCCGGGACGAGCGAGATCCGCCGGATGCTGATCGGGCGTGAGCTCTTCCGGGAAACGGCGTGA
- a CDS encoding TetR/AcrR family transcriptional regulator, whose translation MARIAGSNGPRTAALIREVGLSLIHEHGFEAMSLRDLAAEVGIQPASLYNHIASKQDLLFGLVREHMEALLASTEAALGTAPPGPLAQLRAFVAHHLLYHMDKKREVYVANFELRALEPRNRDAVLALRRRYEGCLIALLDQGVAAGTLSIPDTRIGAYAMLAMLTGVCTWYRPDGRLSPEEVVRLHTDLVLRGCQTAAVAVPA comes from the coding sequence ATGGCGCGCATCGCAGGCTCGAACGGCCCCCGCACGGCGGCGCTGATCCGCGAGGTGGGGCTGTCGCTGATCCACGAGCATGGCTTCGAGGCGATGAGCCTGCGTGACCTCGCCGCCGAGGTCGGCATCCAGCCGGCCTCGCTCTACAACCACATCGCCTCGAAGCAGGACCTGCTCTTCGGCCTGGTGCGGGAGCATATGGAGGCGCTGCTCGCCAGCACGGAGGCCGCGCTGGGCACCGCGCCGCCCGGTCCCCTCGCGCAGCTCCGGGCCTTCGTGGCGCATCACCTGCTCTACCACATGGACAAGAAGCGGGAGGTCTATGTGGCGAATTTCGAGCTGCGCGCGTTGGAGCCGCGGAACCGCGATGCGGTGCTGGCGCTGCGCCGCCGCTACGAAGGCTGCCTCATCGCGCTGCTCGACCAGGGCGTGGCGGCGGGGACACTGTCGATCCCCGACACGCGGATCGGCGCCTATGCCATGCTGGCCATGCTGACCGGCGTCTGCACCTGGTACCGGCCGGATGGGCGGCTTTCCCCGGAGGAGGTGGTGCGGCTGCACACGGATCTCGTGCTCCGGGGCTGCCAGACAGCGGCCGTGGCGGTCCCGGCCTGA